A window of Parasynechococcus marenigrum WH 8102 contains these coding sequences:
- a CDS encoding site-specific integrase, whose protein sequence is MEKGEESLAKAFQLLQKQHGATPTVSKSVDDEDSGWQAVIYDFIERRRQNSRSTTMKDLTRHMERVKQTLAKKPRPQSGADLMRSFARQHFKNCPPGKSGRITQMNNVRGLLRHAIKEFGYDSRWKPLETDDLRELIGTDDRPTEDKLTPPVMPNDLGNLLDALRDADRTSLMLLVGIIGIYGLRPLEVSQLIWEDGHLKVRPGGKRNKATRGKKQKNRLVLPFDVPGREGEGERLVMLWRTGTIRFPQTVLNRINEAEEKGFKPVGDEIRQQLQRFRFWQGLEATRSGLTPYSLGHGCAYRMHKSYDRPLSIRDAAALLGHTPQEHHASYGQWIDEAGLIEAVERITGAGRTTLEGDTLSPLDLHPEAA, encoded by the coding sequence ATGGAGAAGGGGGAGGAGTCCCTCGCAAAGGCGTTTCAGCTGCTACAGAAGCAGCACGGTGCGACTCCCACGGTCAGCAAGTCGGTGGATGACGAAGACAGCGGCTGGCAGGCCGTCATCTATGACTTCATCGAGAGAAGGCGGCAGAACAGCCGCTCAACAACGATGAAGGACCTCACCCGTCACATGGAACGGGTGAAGCAAACCTTGGCGAAGAAGCCACGTCCCCAAAGTGGCGCTGACCTGATGCGCTCCTTCGCTCGGCAGCATTTCAAGAACTGCCCACCAGGAAAATCAGGGCGCATCACACAGATGAACAACGTTCGCGGCTTGCTGCGGCACGCGATCAAGGAATTTGGTTACGACAGCCGTTGGAAGCCTCTGGAAACAGATGACCTGCGGGAGTTGATCGGTACTGACGACAGACCCACTGAGGACAAGTTGACGCCACCTGTGATGCCCAACGATCTGGGCAATCTGCTCGACGCGCTTAGGGATGCCGACAGGACCAGCCTGATGTTGCTGGTGGGGATTATTGGCATCTACGGTCTGCGCCCCCTTGAAGTCAGTCAGCTGATTTGGGAGGACGGGCATTTGAAAGTCCGACCCGGTGGCAAGCGGAACAAAGCCACTAGAGGCAAGAAACAGAAGAACAGGTTGGTGTTGCCCTTCGACGTGCCAGGCAGAGAAGGTGAAGGAGAGCGTCTGGTGATGCTGTGGCGCACTGGCACGATTCGCTTCCCTCAGACCGTTTTGAACCGCATCAACGAGGCTGAGGAGAAAGGCTTCAAGCCTGTTGGTGATGAGATTCGGCAGCAGCTCCAACGCTTCAGGTTTTGGCAGGGCCTGGAAGCAACCCGCTCAGGGTTGACGCCATACAGCCTGGGGCACGGCTGTGCTTATCGGATGCACAAGTCATATGACCGCCCGTTGTCGATTCGGGATGCTGCTGCGCTGCTCGGGCACACTCCACAGGAGCATCACGCCAGTTATGGACAGTGGATTGATGAGGCTGGCTTGATTGAGGCTGTCGAACGGATTACTGGAGCAGGTAGGACAACTTTGGAGGGGGATACCTTGTCACCCCTTGACCTACACCCGGAAGCCGCCTAG
- a CDS encoding site-specific integrase: protein MAKVIWSDNLRQVLKREHGKGWSVRDHRGRVQLTRIFEDRSRSAVYLPLTWTADNATSILNTVAAIHDLMDSRKVSLKEAARLNTQALAEPAKSAKTVADKGWDAVAADFLKSRGDRRSSTLRDLKLRVERAVAVINQKPKPRDGMSVLEAYAAAYFKEMAPGGQGRKRNLNDVVAFLQFAVDRCGAPDRFLPPPKDRINELIGTSPTSTTERLTPPIKADQFTALLDALEADGRHDLKLAVALVGYLGLRPAELAVLRVGDDEKARVGSIKRNIQTMQQADKPPRLVMPLEIDGRNNEGARAIAQFASGLVKLPKALRKQIDLVEEKGRFQDVGAEFAQQLSRCKHWQAMFKADPRITPYSLRHGFAWRATVGQNKIPVRTTAALMGHTMQVHHRHYGAWVDEAAIEEAVGMHNAVVA, encoded by the coding sequence TTGGCCAAAGTCATCTGGTCCGACAACTTGCGGCAGGTGCTCAAGCGTGAGCACGGCAAAGGTTGGTCAGTCAGAGACCACCGTGGCCGGGTACAGCTGACGCGGATTTTTGAAGACCGTTCACGCAGTGCCGTTTACCTGCCATTGACTTGGACAGCCGATAACGCCACATCGATCCTCAACACGGTTGCTGCAATTCACGACCTGATGGATTCGCGCAAAGTCAGCCTGAAAGAAGCTGCCAGGTTGAACACTCAGGCATTGGCAGAGCCAGCCAAAAGCGCCAAGACGGTGGCTGACAAAGGTTGGGATGCAGTTGCTGCCGACTTCCTCAAGAGCCGTGGTGACAGGCGCAGCAGCACTCTCAGAGACCTCAAGCTGCGGGTTGAACGTGCTGTTGCAGTCATCAACCAGAAGCCCAAACCACGCGACGGTATGAGCGTGTTGGAGGCATACGCCGCCGCCTACTTCAAGGAAATGGCACCCGGTGGTCAGGGGCGTAAACGAAATCTGAACGACGTCGTGGCATTCCTCCAATTCGCTGTTGATCGTTGCGGTGCACCAGACCGTTTCCTGCCACCACCAAAAGACCGCATCAATGAATTGATCGGCACCAGCCCAACATCAACAACGGAACGACTGACACCACCAATCAAGGCAGACCAGTTCACTGCATTGTTGGATGCACTGGAAGCTGACGGCCGGCATGACCTCAAGCTGGCAGTGGCGTTGGTTGGCTATCTCGGGTTGCGGCCTGCAGAGCTGGCAGTCCTGCGTGTTGGTGATGACGAAAAGGCAAGGGTCGGCAGCATCAAGCGCAACATCCAAACGATGCAGCAGGCAGACAAGCCGCCACGGTTGGTGATGCCACTTGAGATTGACGGCAGAAACAACGAAGGTGCCCGGGCCATAGCACAGTTCGCTAGTGGACTGGTGAAGTTGCCGAAAGCACTACGAAAACAGATTGATTTAGTTGAGGAGAAAGGACGTTTTCAAGACGTTGGTGCTGAATTTGCCCAGCAACTTTCACGCTGCAAGCATTGGCAAGCCATGTTCAAAGCAGACCCGCGCATCACCCCGTACAGCTTGCGCCATGGATTTGCTTGGCGGGCAACAGTGGGCCAAAACAAGATTCCGGTAAGAACTACTGCCGCATTGATGGGGCATACAATGCAAGTGCACCACAGGCATTATGGCGCTTGGGTTGACGAAGCAGCCATTGAAGAAGCAGTTGGCATGCACAACGCTGTCGTCGCTTGA
- a CDS encoding AAA family ATPase, translated as MQNAELNKVVDDAENDNPELKTKDFIERATTLKENLDTGLERVDQIDDPALRSVALIQLRDELGLNRNEFMRLVELLSKFKGEQPPEDFDELRKWTSERREPPVVEDLLGSSCLTVWAADGSSGKSMGGYELSEAVTTGGKFAGQFQAQVGDVVFVQEDESPSDAEVKWRRMGFNPDGKRLHMMWSFTPMMLPELKAKIQPPKQSWW; from the coding sequence ATGCAAAACGCTGAACTAAACAAAGTCGTTGATGACGCTGAAAACGACAACCCAGAACTGAAGACCAAAGACTTCATTGAACGGGCAACAACGCTCAAGGAGAACCTCGACACGGGGTTGGAACGCGTTGATCAGATCGATGACCCAGCGTTGCGGTCTGTGGCTCTGATCCAGCTACGGGACGAACTGGGCCTTAATCGCAATGAGTTCATGCGCCTGGTGGAACTGCTGTCCAAATTCAAAGGGGAGCAGCCGCCAGAAGACTTTGATGAACTCCGCAAGTGGACATCAGAGCGGCGTGAACCGCCTGTTGTGGAAGACCTGCTTGGCTCCAGCTGCCTGACTGTTTGGGCAGCTGATGGCTCTTCAGGCAAAAGCATGGGTGGTTATGAACTCAGCGAAGCCGTAACCACTGGCGGCAAGTTCGCTGGTCAGTTTCAAGCGCAGGTTGGCGATGTGGTGTTCGTCCAAGAAGACGAGTCACCCAGTGATGCTGAGGTGAAGTGGCGACGTATGGGTTTCAACCCCGACGGCAAACGACTGCACATGATGTGGTCGTTCACTCCAATGATGCTTCCGGAGTTAAAAGCCAAGATCCAGCCACCTAAGCAAAGCTGGTGGTGA
- a CDS encoding P-loop NTPase family protein: MDSLISIAGGTISPKDAEFALLLYRLNKLASELGVAILLIHHLTKDSNRKEVSKEAIFGSAFIYAATADCWGYWRCDEDGKPHFKLRVLKARSNTVDLGTTYVFNGNEEDHRLSFKGFGDRVVSLDELKTKRDQVAALLHRDGSQKWSGACVSDFFGWNGSRYAENVLSKLYEQRCGVDRVAMPSTGGRRKYAYFSVLGGEVKKSDFPTASTPPKTGSEASSELDF, encoded by the coding sequence ATGGATTCGCTTATCAGCATTGCTGGCGGAACCATCTCACCAAAGGATGCTGAGTTTGCGCTGCTGCTTTACCGGCTCAACAAGTTGGCGTCGGAATTGGGCGTAGCGATCCTCCTGATTCACCACCTCACAAAGGACAGCAACCGCAAAGAGGTCAGCAAAGAAGCCATCTTCGGCAGCGCCTTCATCTACGCCGCTACAGCCGATTGCTGGGGCTACTGGCGGTGCGATGAAGACGGCAAACCGCATTTCAAATTGCGGGTGCTGAAGGCTCGTTCCAACACCGTTGATCTGGGCACCACCTACGTCTTCAACGGCAATGAGGAAGACCACCGCTTGAGCTTCAAAGGCTTTGGTGATCGTGTGGTCAGCCTTGATGAACTGAAGACCAAACGCGACCAGGTGGCAGCCTTGTTGCATCGCGATGGCAGCCAGAAATGGTCTGGTGCTTGCGTCAGCGACTTCTTCGGTTGGAACGGCAGCCGTTACGCCGAAAACGTGTTGTCCAAACTCTACGAACAACGTTGTGGCGTTGATCGTGTGGCAATGCCCAGCACTGGTGGCAGGCGGAAATACGCCTACTTCAGCGTTTTGGGTGGAGAAGTGAAAAAGTCCGACTTCCCCACAGCTTCTACACCCCCTAAAACCGGGTCAGAAGCCAGTTCGGAACTGGACTTCTAA
- a CDS encoding thermonuclease family protein, with protein MARTTAKECFARRGHVLESLAIGMSKLVLGLLVFTPQPLTASEVIRVVDGDSLIVRLNGIPQQIRLACVNAPEIGQYPYGRLAMNAFRGLIPADSAITIYPIKKDRYGRTVAHVSTPGGVDVAGELVRKGLVFVYTRYLSDCDGPNLLLLESQARDLKQGIWSEGKQGITRPWIYRRGTNARLRCSEISSWDKAQLLLQEGHVYLDSDNDGEACEGLR; from the coding sequence ATGGCACGCACCACCGCGAAAGAATGCTTTGCCCGTAGGGGACATGTGTTGGAGTCGCTTGCTATTGGGATGTCAAAGTTAGTTTTAGGTCTGCTTGTTTTTACTCCGCAACCACTCACCGCCTCTGAAGTCATCAGGGTGGTTGATGGAGACAGTCTTATCGTAAGGCTAAATGGTATCCCGCAACAAATAAGGCTGGCATGCGTTAATGCCCCAGAAATTGGACAATATCCATACGGAAGACTAGCTATGAATGCATTTCGCGGATTGATACCTGCAGACTCAGCCATTACAATCTATCCCATCAAAAAAGATCGATATGGCCGCACAGTTGCACATGTCTCTACTCCAGGGGGAGTTGATGTAGCTGGAGAACTAGTGCGTAAAGGGCTTGTGTTTGTGTACACAAGATATCTTTCAGATTGTGATGGTCCAAATCTTCTTCTCCTGGAAAGTCAAGCGAGAGATCTCAAACAAGGTATCTGGTCAGAAGGTAAGCAAGGCATTACGAGGCCTTGGATTTATAGGAGGGGGACCAATGCAAGGCTTCGTTGTAGCGAAATCTCTTCGTGGGATAAAGCGCAATTACTTCTTCAAGAGGGTCACGTCTATCTAGATAGCGATAATGATGGTGAAGCCTGTGAAGGACTTCGTTGA